CTGTTTCTTTGCCCATATGCCTTTCAATAACACTATAGATAAACATCCTGCACATGGAAGGTTTGTCATGGTCCTCACATTTGTTGGTTTGGCCCTTGAACCTGACTGATGCCAATCTAGGATCCATAGGTATAGTTTCCGTACCGGGTACGAGATACGGAAGTTTAAAGACAAAGTAATGAGGAAAACTGGAGTACCAGTTTAGTACCGATACCCCATACCCCGTACATATCCAGTATGGGTACTTCCCTGTTGTTCTACAAGTACCCATGCTTCAAAGCATCCAATAGAATTGCCTTAATACCTCTAGTTCTATTTTTTGATACTATCTCATAGCTACTGTTGACGTTTTTTCTCTACACGTTTCGCATGTTTGCTAGTATTCACTAGCTTTGCAATTCAGCAACCGTGAGGACTAGTGCATAACCATGGCTAACTAACTGTCTGAAACTGTTATTGTTGCTTGCTTAAGCTATCCCAACAGTTCTTGCCACCTTACTCTTCTATCCTTGCTAATCTGTTCTTGTATAGGCATGAGATATTTAGTAGACAATAGGGAGTAACATGAGTATCATAGACTGCATCTCCTCACTACatctcttggagcttgttttgcGATTTAGTCACCATAGGTTCATCAACATTTGGGACATCTAGTCTCTAGTAATTACAGGTCATGATTCATAGCATGTTTAAAGAATAGACATAAGATGTGAGTTTTTTTCGTTGGGAAAACATGTCTATAGTTTCTTTCTTTCCTGATAGATACTAAATAAGCTATGTCTCCTTTTACTATACTGTCATTTTCCTGCAAATTGCAAAACTCCTTTCGtatgaaaattaataattttgcTACTTGTATATACAGGTTACAGAGACAGCAGATGTAGATGCATTAGTTTTTGGAAATCGGGTGTCTCTGCTTGAAGACGTTGAGGTGCTGTTCCCAATGGTTCAAGTTGGAAGTTATGTCTCTAAGTGGATCACTGTAAAGAATCCTAGCCATCATCCTGTTAAGGTGCAGCTTATCTTGAACACCGAAGAAATAGTCGATGAATGCAGAGGTCCGGATGATATATTACAAAACTTTTCAGCTGCTAATTTAGTCATAGATGAAGTTATTTCTGCCGCAAAGTATGGATTTTCAGTTACAGAGAGTGCTGTAACAGAGGCATATGTGCACCCATATGATTATGCAACCCTAGGGCCGATAATTTTTTATCCATCCAAGCGATGTAGATGGAATGGTTCAGCGTTGATCAGAAACAATCTCACAGGGGTAGAGCAGATACCTTTAAGGGGCATTGGAGGGTTGCGTTCGTTAGCTTTACTTGAGAGGTCTGAGCATGTTCAGAGTATTAATTTTGATCTTAAAATGCACAATCTCCTCGGTTTCTCTCTTTCGTATTCCTTACTTCACATGAAAGACATGATTTCTGTCTGCTCACAGCCTTACGTGAAAGAGATATATGCGAAGAACACAGGGGACTTGCCGTTGGAGGTGAAAACAATGAGAGTTTCCGGGAGAGAATGCGGGTTGGATGGTTTTAAGATACAAGATTGCAAAGGTTTTTCTCTTGATCCCGGTGAGTCAATAAAGCTTCTGATATCATACCAAACCGATTTCTCTGCAGCAACGGTACATCGAGATCTCGAACTTGCTTTGGCTTCCGGCATTTTTCTGATTCCAATGAAAGCAAGTGTCCCTTACGATGTACTGTGTAACTGTAAGAGGTTCTTGTTTTGGACGCGAGTGAAAAAGTGGTTGCTCGGATTCATACTTTTTGCGTCCTTATTTTTCATGGTGTCGTTGGATTACTTGTGCAAGAATGATAGTAACTCCATGCACATCACCTTACAACATTCCGGGAAAACTCCGATAGTACTGCCTTGTAATCAGAGAAAGGATAAGTTATCATCCATGTCTGGTAAAATGACTAATATGGTTTGCTCCAATGGAAAAGGCACAACCTCGCTGATTCGAGCCACCTGCGTCAGATATTCATATGATCTAAGTGAAACCTCTGACCAGGATTCAGAAAACCATAAACAGTTTAATCGATTGTTGGATactcaaaagaaagaaaagtcgcCTACAACCGCGGTTCAGAGCTCCGAAGTTACGAAACCGCCTCAACAGGgtgaaataaaaatcaaaacagGAAAAGAAAAAGGTCGGCGAAAGAAGAAGAATAATAAGAGTTTAGGTGCAAAGTTAACCGCAGTGTCCGAAGTATCAAGCAGTCGAAGCGGAAATTCTACACCCTCGTCACCCTTGTCCCCAGTCGCCCCAGCATCAAAAAAATCTAGCTGGCAATCGTCTCCAAATGTAGAGCAACATCATAAAAAATTTCAACCTTCTGCATCCAAGGTAAATACATTGAAGAAGCATAGGGTTCCGGCAAATTCCGATAGTAAGAATGTTTCTTCTCCTAAAGTTTCACATTCACCTTCATCAAGTGATGCTAGTATAATACCCTTTAAGATGTTTCGTCCAGCTTCTCCTCCCATGCCGACCATACCTTCTCCGTCGTTGGTGTCAACATCGAGTGTTAACTTAAGTTTGCGAGCTCCGGGATCGAAACTCGACAAGCAAAAGAGTGTATTAGCACCGAAAAAGGTAGGAGTTGCAGAAGAGTATACATATGATATCTGGGGTGAACATCTTTCAGGGCTTCATTTGTTAGTTCCAAACGATGTTACTTGCATGAAATCTAGTCCTGGTGAAAAGAACTTCAGTAGCTTCTTTGTTGGGGAGCCAcagtcaataaaataaaaaaaaaggctATTAAGATGAAATTCATAATTCTATGGCTTATTCTTCACTTGCACTAACACCTTGCtaacttgaaaaagaaaagtaggtTCAAACACTTGATAATCCTCAGCAGTCAAATCATCGGTTGATTGCTGATGATTATCGAAGTTGAAACACTCAATAATACTTGAGTAAAAAAAATCGATACTAACCATACCCTCATATACGCCATAATTATTTTTAGGGATTTTTTCTAATCACACTCTAAAATCAAACAATTTTTATGGAagtgtattttcttttcttttttttttttctttttcaaattctgAGTATAAACTAATTAGTTCACTCTAAAATCAAACAATTTTTATGAAAGTGTATATTTGCTAATTTGAGTATACAAACTTTAATAGGTAGGATTGAATAACTcttatttttatacaaaaataggATAACATTCAACAAATTAGTGGAAATTTCAAAAAGAATTAACACATTTAGGGTAAGTAGTTCACACTATTAATGTTGTTATCCTACAATATAGTAATGGACATGCTATGAACGAGTTTAATGaacatttctaataaaaaatactactatacTATGCCATGTAagcaattttaaaatatttttataatttaatagaatATACCACctattttctttatatatatatatatatatatatatatatatatatatatatatatatatatatatatatatatatatatatatatatatatatatatatatatatatatattctttatttTTGTCGTAGGTTATATAtgtgtttatataatatataaaattatattgtttgaaaaaagtcagtctttttaatttgataaactaaattttttaaattttaaatatttaacttgatgtctttttttttttttttacgttgTTTAAATGGTTCCGTATATGTATTTACGGAACAattcaatgtaaaataaaaaaaaggtcaTTCCATAACTACATCTACGAAAGCGGAAGACAAAAATGAAATTTCGTCAGGTCGCTAAGAGTATCATGGGTAAATATTATCTTATTTTGGGAAAGAGGAATAATTTGATAATTAAGTTAAATTTTACACTACTTTTGTAAAACAAAAAATACCAAATAAacataatattaatttattttttattaaaaatttcctTTAATTTGAGCTCTATATAACAAATGATAatcctttattttttgtttaaaaaatcctTTGATTTGAACTCTTTAGGAAATAAAATAATGCCACAAAAACAACTaagttgttttgtttgtttggaAATGGGGTTAGAATTAGACATATAGTTTGTGGATATTTGTCTGTATGTTAGTGTAATAACTCGAGAAATTAGGTTGCTTAAAAAGTTAGGTGTAATAATTGTCCAAAAATAAAGAAATTAGAGTGAAGACTATAAAATAGGGAAAACTGATAGGTTTATTTTCCCTTTTAATTGGACTGTTATCTCAATGGCCCTACCACTTTCCAGCAGATGGGAAATAAATGGTGAACACAAATTGACATGATTGTAGCAACTAGTTttcatgtgtcatgtgtgcatatACTATAGTTTGTATATAAAGGACTAAACCTTTTGTTTTTTGTTATGGCATTTATCCAAATGCATGCTGTGATCTTGGATCTCTGATGTTTGGACTGGTCTAAGCCTAAATTGTGAGGTAGTAGTATATATTAGAGTAtttacaacaatttttttttttaagcaaatgaAATTAAGAAATCGCACTAGAGGTGCAACCCTTACACCAGATTACAAATTATCGAAACAATTCAGCAGTAACTTGTACCACTCATAAAAACTAGAAAAAGAAATTGGCTCTCTTGTTCTAGCTAACCAACTCCAAGAAAAAAACATTACATTATAAACCACTAACTCAAAACTAAACGAAGCTTGCTCAAAGATGATAGAGTTTCGCATAAGCCATAAGCTCCAAATTAAAGAGATCCAAATgaattgaatcttcaatctttccTTAGCTTTCTTCACCTTCTCTTGAACCACTTGAAAGACTTTAAATTCTTCCAAAGAGAACTGAGTTTTATCTCCAATCCAAGAGTAAACCCACTCCCACACATTCTTCGATACTTGGCAATCAAAAAAAAAATGCATAATAGTCTCCAAATGATCCCCGCAAAAAACGCAGCTCAAACTATTAATATTTTCAATACCTCTAGCAATGAGGGAGTCAATAGTTGGAAGCCTAGAAACAAAAAACCTCCAAGCAAATATAGCGATCCTAGACGGAAGATCCAAACGCCATAAAGATTTCAAAATACTAACCATTAGGGGCTGCCAAGCACAAGACTTGGCTCGAGAACACAAAACAGAAACGCTGGCCACCGAAAAAAGCCCATTAGAATTCAGATTCCATCCGAAACGATCCTCATCACCCTCCCTCGGCTGAACCGAACCCAGCAACTCCACACAGTTTCGCCACTGTGTCGCCAAACCAGAGCTGGACGTGACCACTGTCATGGTTTCAGCATTGCCCATGAAAACAGAAGGCTGCCAGCAAATGCCAAGATCAGACCTGGAAAAGGCACTAGCAACAGAACATAATTTATTTAGTGACTCAGCAAACAGGCCCGGGAAGGAGAGGCATAGCGGTTGATCTCCGCACCAAATGCTACTCCAAAACAAGATATTGGAGCCATTGATAAATAAGCATTTAGTGTTACTCTTGAACCCTTCAACACCATCTACCGACTTAACTTCATTAGCAATAACATCCCTCCACCACAAAGAGTCTTTCGATTTAGCTCCTTCCACTCCTTTACCTTGCACCTTTAATTTAGGCTCTACATATCTCTCTCTTTGATAAACCTACTCCAGATGGCTTTGTCCTCCGTAAtaattctccatttccatttgAGAAGGAGCGCCTTATTTATTTCTCCAACATCCCTAATTCCCAAACCTCCCTTATCTTTATTTTTGAAACCGTGTTCCAATCGACCCAATGAATACACCTATTTTTCTTGCAACCACCCCAAAGAAAGTTACTAATAATGCCTCTTATTTCTTTGATAACCCTCCTCGGCGCTTTGTAAAAAGAGAACATAAACGACGAAATGGCATTAAGAACCGCATTGATGAGCGTCACTCTACCACCTATGGATATAGATTTCCCCTTCCACGTCGAAAGCCTATTCTTAATATTTTGAATAGGTTTCAACCAAGCTTTCATTCTTCTATGATTGCCCTCACTAGAATTCCAAGAAAGACAAAAGGAACCTCACCTCTTTTACAACCAAGAAAATAGGTCGCCGAATTCAAGAACCATTCTCCGACATTAACACCATAAACGTTGCTTTTCGTAAAATTAATTCTCAAACCCGACACCAATTCAAACCCTCTCAAAACCACTTTCAAACTCCATAGGTTACCGGTTGTCGGCTCCCCAAGCATAATAGTATTATCCGTAAATTGTAGTATGTCCACAACCCCTCCTTCTTATAGGTTTAAAATCCCCTAACTCCACCGATTTCCTTACTAGAGCGGTAAGGCCTTCCATAACTAGCACAGAAAGAAACGGAGCTAAAGGGTCCCCTTGCCTTAAACGCTTATGAACTAAGAAGTCTTTCGTCGGACTCCCGTTCACAAGGATAGACATAAAGCTCTTGAACACACTTTCTTCCAACCACATAAGCCATTTATCCCCGAAACCCATTTCCTTTAACACGAATCTAATATAATCCCAAGAAACGGAATCATACGCCTTTTCGAAATCAACcttaagaagaaaaaaactttTCTTGAATCTCTTGGACCAATCTAGAATTTCATTCACCAACACCACTCCATCCATCATATTCCTACCCGGAACAAAGGCGGTTTGATTAGAGGACACCAACTTACCAATCACCTTTTTAATTCTAGAGGCCAACACTTTCGAAAGCAATTTATAAATACTCCCCACTAAACAAATAGGGCGGTATTCACTAAAATCTTGCGGATTGTTGGATTTTGGAATGAGAGCTATAAAAGAAGACTTGATCGACTTTACAAGCTTTCCTTTGGAATGGAAATCCCCGAAAAAACTCATTATGTCTACTTTCAATAAACTCCAAAACGACTTAAAAAACTCCTTCGTGAAACCATCCGGTCTCGGACTTCTACTCCCATCACAAGACCATAAAGCCTCCCTcacttcatcttcctcaaaagaaccTCCCAAGAACTCCCTATCCACACTAGACAACTTAGCGAAACCAAGATCCAAAGGAACCGGCCTACTACCCACTTCCTCCTCAAAGAACCCCTTGAAGTGGTTAAAAACAAAATCTTTAACCTCTTCCACCTCTTCTACTAATCCACTACTTGAGTTGAGAGAACACAAAGCACTCCGGCCCTTCCTACTCCGTAAAGAGTTATGAAAAAATCGAGAATTGCTATCTCCCTCCTTAAGCCAAGTTTGTCTAGACTTTAACCGAAGTAACCCTTCTTTTTTAGAAAGACTATCCCAAAATATTTCCACCTCTTTAGCTCTTTTTTTAACATTTTCCTCCGTAGCATTACCTGCACAATTAACAAACTCGTTATCTAAAAAATGGATCTCCTTGCTAGCCTCATTGATTTTTAGATCTATCCACCCGTACACCGCTTTGTTCCACCAAGAGAGCCTAACTTTTAGCGCTTTCAACTTCTCCACCAAACAAAAATCTCCTCTTCCTTTCACTTTAATTAAGGACCACTCCTTCTCCACAAAGTTATAAAAATCTTTATGCTTCAACCAATTATTGTTGAATTTAAACGGTTTTGGACCCCAGTTTTTTCTATTATCTTTGATCCAAATAGGAGCATGATCAGACAAATCACGACACCCTATCACTTGAGCACCCACATTCCATTCCGCCATGAGACTTTCAGAAATCAAGAATCTATCTAATTTACTCATAGCTTTCCCATTACTATTCTGCCAAGTAAACTTACCCCCCACTATAGGTGGATCCACCAAATCCAAGTCCTCCAGAAAGCTCTTAAAGATATTAATATCATTGCTATTTCTATTGGAAATCCCTCTCCTTTCTTCAACATGGGCAATGGAGTTGAAGTCTCCTCCCACACACCAATTACCCTCTGGGTAATCCTTTTTGATATCTAACAAAAGTCTCCAAGTCCTTCTCCTAGAAGATAACTCGCACAGGGCATAGACATTAACAAAGTAGATCGTTTTGCCTTTCATAGAAACGCACATGCCTAAGAAACCCTGACCCCTGAAGCTGTATAACGGAATGAAAAGGTCCTTTTTCCAAAGATTCAATATACCTCCCGAAGCACCCACCGCATCAGACGAAGACCACTCTACAAGATCATTACCCCACAATTCCTTTACCACACCAGGCTCCAACTCCCTCAATTTTAATTCCTGAATAAAACACACATCTACATCTTCTTGCTGAATCAAATGACCGATCCTCTTTCTCTTAATCCTACTACCACCACCTCTAATATTGTAAGAAACAATAATCATAGCAACCTATTTCCAGCCTCCTTCAGAACCATTTTGCCTTTGACTTTCTTCTTCTCCAACTCATCCAACTTAGCAACTGGATCACACTCCCTCCTAATAACAGAGATACCCAAATTGTTGACTGACCTCCATAATCCCTCTGCAGAGATACCCAACTCACCCTTCAAGTATCTAAAATTGCAATTCCTAATATCTGAATTGGCTAAAGAATCACAGGACAACTGAACCCCACCAGACAGATAATTGCTTTTAGAGAATAAAGATATCGCACCTGATTCTAATTCCGGAGGATCATGAAAGAGACACGACCTATCTCCCACCGGAACCACAAAATCCACCACCTTCTCTCCAAGCTGCATAACCTCCCTCATCCTTCGCCTCACCGTCTTTGAGTTTTTCAACTTGCTACAGTGTTCGTCAAAGGAGATAGGTTTGCAAGAGGTATCACAATCCTTTCCAGCCGTGTGTTCGCTTTCCCTGGGCAAAAGGACGGGATGAACTGGATTGTTGTTTTCTGCCACAGGCCCAACAACAACACTAGGCCCACTCTCAATAAACCGATTCTTATTATTTTTCTCCTTGTTAAAAGAAGAATTAATAAGTAAGCCACCTGGACCCTTCCTATTAGCCACGTCATCGAAACTGTTTAGACTTTGAATAGGTTATATAGGCCTGTCCCCTTTACAAGGAGAATTAGCGGAAATACTATCTGAACAAATACTTTTTAGAGCAGAGATATCTTCTCCCATGCAAGCGCATTTAATGATCTATGTTCCTTCACAACCTACGAACACCTTTTCCGGCTGGTCCACATCAACCTCTGCCATCTCTTTGGAAAACGATCCAATATTCAAACCCTTCGTCTTCACGAATGCCTCCGGTCTACAGCTTCGCTTCGATGACACAGATAGAGAATCCGATACACTACAAAAACTATTAGATCCTGATGCGATTTCATCATTATCCAACAAATACGTGGTGTCCTCTATGATCATCAGCTTGAACCAAACACCATCCAAGCACACTTCAACATTTCTTCTAATGGACTCCACAGATTTAGTAAAGACCATAAAAGTTAACACATCGAACCTAACCGGAGTATCCTCAAGGAAGTCCATATTAGCCACAAATAGACTCACTCGGATTGGAGAGAGCCTGCCCAATGTTATCCTGAAGAATAACACTCTGCAGGAGGTGGCTTCACATAAGGTCTCTGAGCTAAGAAAAGATTCA
The Vicia villosa cultivar HV-30 ecotype Madison, WI unplaced genomic scaffold, Vvil1.0 ctg.000148F_1_1, whole genome shotgun sequence genome window above contains:
- the LOC131624706 gene encoding uncharacterized protein LOC131624706, yielding MELRILILTLSNLLATTMFSHHHHRGLCKGKTFNCFVLLLCMFFCVSAYGMCSTNLRPNSPEYDSCESSVKNCAVVGVDGLGSASPPIHNSFQNVCPDTHSFRAPSKVYGFNDREKGLKAASDNQCNGPFCVGLAQASEVMSNMKGLLLFPNAVIHVGVIYCNNLRTDLHNMSPEVSNLQENCKLVVLTNDTTSPQVEIPCEDAPHICFEHQRLSFVGSKDNTKPVDSGSMRAEYAVRNKRLAPNVKVTETADVDALVFGNRVSLLEDVEVLFPMVQVGSYVSKWITVKNPSHHPVKVQLILNTEEIVDECRGPDDILQNFSAANLVIDEVISAAKYGFSVTESAVTEAYVHPYDYATLGPIIFYPSKRCRWNGSALIRNNLTGVEQIPLRGIGGLRSLALLERSEHVQSINFDLKMHNLLGFSLSYSLLHMKDMISVCSQPYVKEIYAKNTGDLPLEVKTMRVSGRECGLDGFKIQDCKGFSLDPGESIKLLISYQTDFSAATVHRDLELALASGIFLIPMKASVPYDVLCNCKRFLFWTRVKKWLLGFILFASLFFMVSLDYLCKNDSNSMHITLQHSGKTPIVLPCNQRKDKLSSMSGKMTNMVCSNGKGTTSLIRATCVRYSYDLSETSDQDSENHKQFNRLLDTQKKEKSPTTAVQSSEVTKPPQQGEIKIKTGKEKGRRKKKNNKSLGAKLTAVSEVSSSRSGNSTPSSPLSPVAPASKKSSWQSSPNVEQHHKKFQPSASKVNTLKKHRVPANSDSKNVSSPKVSHSPSSSDASIIPFKMFRPASPPMPTIPSPSLVSTSSVNLSLRAPGSKLDKQKSVLAPKKVGVAEEYTYDIWGEHLSGLHLLVPNDVTCMKSSPGEKNFSSFFVGEPQSIK